Genomic DNA from Mus caroli chromosome 8, CAROLI_EIJ_v1.1, whole genome shotgun sequence:
tttgggggggaggggttggctttttgaggcagggtttctccaggacagctatggctgtcctggaactcactctgtagaccaggctggcctcgaactcagaaatccgcctgcctctgcctcccaagtgctgggattataggcatgcgttaccactgcctggcatgttaTGACATTTTATCCAGAAGATGCCCAATGCCTTGGAGAGGCCCAGACTGACCATCTGATTCATATGTCATGTCCCGGTTCCACTTTTGGACATATGCAGGAGGTACAGTGAAAACCTGGCCCCTTCTGTGTGGAATTAAGTTCTGGATAAAACTTGGGTCGTCTGAACCTGGTTCTTTACCTACAGAGGTGCTGTGGCCATTATGGTACTTGCATGAAGATGGGGCTACTAGCTAGGAGGGCCTGAGAGGAAAACATTTTAAGGCAGCTTTCCCTACACACTGAGAAataagagctctctctctctctctctctctctctctctctctctctctgcatgtgcatttcatacctgtaatcccagcatatggGGAGTGGGAagtctgaggtgggaagattaccgtgagttcgaggccagcctgggttacaaagtgGGGACTACCTCCCGCCCCCTGTGACAATATAACCAGACCCAGTAAGTTTACATCATGATCAGAAAGGTCACATGGGCCCCTTTGGACCTTCTCTAAACGGACacgcttttaaaaaaatgagcacACAGTACTACTCGGTTCTCTTCTGTGAAGTGCGGGTCATGGCCTCTAAAGCTCACTAGAAGCCAGTGTCTGGGCAGGAGTATCGCTGCCAGCACCCTCTGGAACCACCCATGGGCATGTGGCAGTGTTCCCAAGGGAATGCCTAGTCTGAATGTGCAGGCGCTCCTGATGGTAAGTCTGGCTTCAAGCTGGCCACGGTGAATGCTGGCCCCTGTCCTTAACCTGCCTGTGAGACCCCAGgtggctgtgtgctgtgtgtgttaaCTCTGGTGCACTTCACACGTTCTACAGGGGCTGCTCGACGCACAGGAAGTAAGTGCCCTCTGTTTGGGGTATTTCAGTTCTTAGTAACTCAGGATTCATCCAAAAGGCTTTAACAGCGAGCGGCATGGCCAGGCGAGGCAAGGacttttcagtttcttcctctatGTGGGTAACAACTCACCTGTACTCACCTGTGACCTTCCTGCACAGCCCCCCTCCCTTTGTCCTCATAGAAACCAGCCGCAGCTTCCCAAAGACAAAAGGTGCCTGGATCAGGAACTCTGTGCCAGGGGAGATTAATCACTTACCGAGTAGGAGCAGGGGGCTgtgacagaggtcagaggagggcggAAGTAGGGTGGGCGCACAGTTGATGACTCAGAAGGCTGGGATGGAATCTGTCTGCAGAGTCCAGAAAGGACCTTCAGGCCAGCGGGTCCTGTACCCTCTCTATGAAGGGAAGGGTGGGAACTTTTTCTTCTGCCGGGAGGCTGTCTGGAGAGTCCTGCATTGTGACCTTGGAATCTGGGCTGCCGTGCCCCAccccctttatttttttaagtgagacaGGTTGTGCCTGTTTCCTGGGTGGAAAGCATTTTGTCAGGGACTactgttcacttttttttttttttttaagttttgattgCTTAAAAGGATGTTAATAAACAAATGGGGGGTTAAAAATTTGAAGTCTGTAAGCACACCTAAGGGCAAATGAGCTTTGCTAATGAAGGTGTAGACTGTGGGCCAGAGTTTCTTGGTAGGAACCAAGGGCTTTTGGTGACAGACCTTTATTGCTTCTTGATCCCTCAGATTCTCATCCCAGCCTTTTCGGCCTGCTTTAAGAAGAAGGATTTAtaatgggagggagagggagtccTGCCCCTTGGGTGCTGTGGCCACTGAGCCCATGAATATCCATAGCTGGCATCACCAGGTCTGCAGGCTTTTCTGCCTCGGGAGGCTGGTCATTGTGACTCAGCAGGAAGAACTTTGACCACAGAGATATCCTTTTATATCCGGAGGGAGCGGGCAGAGAGCAAGCCAAACCTCCGGTCAGAGAGGAAAAAATGGGTTCCCTGCTTCTGAAAGCCCTGTGATGTGGCCGAGAGTTCTTTATCTtagaagcagcaggaagcagtTTTCTAGGGTCGGGATTTAGGGGCCTGGCACTTGACTAAACTGGTCACATGTCACCCCTTTAGTTGAACAGCTGGAAGGCACAGTGCCAGAGGTGACTTTCTAGCGGGGCCGGGCACAGAGAAGGAGCGAGCCACCTACATACGCACCTACCCTTTTAGCCCATTGTGTGGGTACCTCTGTGAGAGTGGTTGATTGATCCCTGACGGGTAGGATGTTTTTGAATTGCTAATAGTTTCTAGTCCTGGAGGTTCCTACTGTTCTACATCTTGGCCTCAGATCTTTGTGGAACAGCACCCAGCTGTACCAGACAACTGGCACTATCTTTGTCACAAAACCCTTCCTTCCACAGAAGACACAATGATAACCTTTGCCAGGCTCCTCATCCACACTCAGGTCATAAAAACCCTTCCTTGCTCCAACCTGTGTGGCAGGGTTGGCTTGTGTGTTGGAAGTCATTTTCCTCTTGTTTGTGATCCTGTTGGTAAAGACAGTGCTTGTGGTGTCTGCTCCAACTGAAGGAAGGGCTCCTGGCAGGGTATTCTTAGTCCCCACCTCGGATTCTTTCCCGCATCAGAAGGGACTGGTGATGGCAGGAATCCTCACTAGGCCAGAGGAGGACACATCTGGTTTGCTGGCTGTCTAAGTGCTAAGTGCTCATGGGTCCCTCTTTGTACGTGGTGGTACTCTAGAAAACCCTTCTGGCACATCCGtgtgtacatttttctttgtgtatttttatcTCTGCCCGGAAAGTCCCTagcatcctttcttccttgataCTGTCCTCTGTTCTCCGACCCAACAAACCTCTGAGAAAATGCTCCGGCCGTCATTATCTCTAGACCCACAGCGCCACCTAGTGGCGTAAGCTCCCCTTAGCCTGGTGGGAttgttcctcctttctttctggctCCGCGTCTCCACTAAACAGAAACGCTTTTCTTCTTTACAGGTGGCTATGAGAGGTTTTCTTCTGAATACCCAGAATTCTGCTCTAAAACCAAGACCCTGGCCGCCATCCCACCCCCTGTACCTCCCAGCACCAATGAGTCCTTGGATCTGGGCTGCAGCTCCTGTGGGACCCCACTGCACGACCAGGTATGTGTGCCCCAGTTCAGTGCAGTGCAGGAGAACACGAAGGAACCGCCTGAGCtactctacatacatacatacatacatacatacatacatgcccacCCACCCTTCCCATCCGATGGACCAGGGATGAAGAGTTCACCGCTTCTGTCCATAAAGTATCCCATCACGCTACCATCTATCTCTCCTAGCCTGAGACATCTATTCTCAGATGTGTTCATTGTAGATGTAACGCAGCCAAACAGATCCATCAGCAGTGTGAACTCCCAGTGTGGCCGAGTGTGCCTCATGGTCAGTCAGTGTACTGCCAGGGTTGTCATGGGAAGGTGGCTGGCTGGTGCCCACAAGACCAGACCAGACCTTGTCTCTGCCCCCTGGAGTTGCACTGAACTCAAGCCCGGGAAGGAAGAGCCAGAAAATCTCTGCCTGTCAgtacccccccctcccccaggccctaGAAAGCCACTGTGGAATGTCTTCCCGTCCCTGGCTCCAGCACTTCAGCCCTGCGTCACTCATGTTTTGCCtatgtctttctgcttcttcttgcTGCAGGGGGGGCCCGTGGAAATCCTCCCTTTCCTCTACCTCGGCAGTGCCTACCATGCTGCCCGCAGGGACATGTTGGACGCCCTGGGGATCACGGCCCTCCTGAATGTCTCCTCAGACTGTCCCAATCACTTTGAGGGTCATTACCAGTATAAGTGCATCCCCGTCGAAGACAACCACAAGGCTGACATCAGCTCCTGGTTCATGGAAGCCATCGAGTACATCGGTATGCTGCCCTCCAACTTCAGGGGAACCAGGGGGGAACCCAGGGACTGCTGGTGGGGATTTTAGGTGTTAGGCGCAGGCTGTGACACTCCCCTTGTATTTTGTCATTGCTCTCAccaaatatttgattaaaaacCTAAAAACCAACTAAAGGGTGGGATTGATTGACTCTTGCAGTTTAAGAAGAATGTAGTCTGTCATTGTGGGGAAGACCTGGTGGTGACTGGTGCCCCCAGGAAGCCAAGCCAGGTTATCAACCCTCAGGGCCTGCCCCTAGCTAATCTCTTCCTCAGCATGGCTGCCCGTCCTGTAGGTTTCATGGTCTTCCCCTCTGCACCCCAACTCCCACCACAGTGTGCCTGTGGGGATTTCAACTGAAATACTAGAAAGGCCCAGGCCACTcatggggcgggggggagggCACACTTGTGTGGTGGGAATTGGAAGTCATTATTGAGGCCTGGCTGGAGAGCCAGTCACTTCCTCAAATGGAAAGTGTACACGTGTGTACAAAGTAAGGCTTTTTGTATGGTGAGGAAGTCGGGAGGAAACTGGAGTCACTGTTCTCTTTGATCTGATGGCTCTGCCATGTGACttccctgctttaaaaaaaatctttctgttgtttaaaaGATACacgaggtgggggggggggttggggggcggctggagagatggcatagcgGTCaagagcattcactgctcttccgaaggtcctgagttcaaatcccagcaaccacatggtggctcacaagcatctgtaatgagatctgacgccttcttctggtgtgtctgaagacagctacagtgtacttatgtataataataaatctaaaacgACAACAAAACCCACTGGGTTGAGTGGGATACCCTGTCTCTATCCTCGGTCTAGCGTAGCTGACTTTCCCATAGTAGCGCCCCTcatcccactgtgtgtgtgttcgtgttcaTGACAATGTCTTGGCTTCTGTCACATGCACCTGCTAGTGGCGATTTCCTGAAGCCCACCAAGGTCCCTAATCACATGCCACTTTCTGCCCCAGACGCAGTGAAGGACTGCCGAGGGCGAGTGCTGGTTCACTGCCAGGCCGGCATCTCCCGATCAGCCACCATCTGCCTGGCCTACCTGATGATGAAGAAGCGGGTGAGGCTGGAGGAGGCTTTCGAGTTCGTCAAGCAGCGCCGGAGCATCATCTCGCCCAACTTCAGCTTCATGGGCCAGTTGCTGCAGTTCGAGTCTCAGGTGCTCACCACGTCCTGCGCCGCCGAGGCTGCCAGCCCTTCTGGGCCCCTGCGGGAGAGGGGAAAGGCCACCCCGACCCCCACCTCACAGTTCGTCTTCAGCTTCCCTGTGTCCGTGGGCGTGCACGCGGCCCCCAGTAACCTGCCGTACCTGCACAGCCCCATCACCACCTCCCCCAGCTGTTAGGACTCGTCTCTGGATGCCAAGTCCAGAGTCGGCCCCC
This window encodes:
- the Dusp4 gene encoding dual specificity protein phosphatase 4; its protein translation is MVTMEELREMDCSVLKRLMNRDENGGGGAGGNGSGSHGALGLLSGGKCLLLDCRPFLAHSAGYIRGSVNVRCNTIVRRRAKGSVSLEQILPAEEEVRARLRSGLYSAVIVYDERSPRAESLREDSTVSLVVQALRRNAERTDICLLKGGYERFSSEYPEFCSKTKTLAAIPPPVPPSTNESLDLGCSSCGTPLHDQGGPVEILPFLYLGSAYHAARRDMLDALGITALLNVSSDCPNHFEGHYQYKCIPVEDNHKADISSWFMEAIEYIDAVKDCRGRVLVHCQAGISRSATICLAYLMMKKRVRLEEAFEFVKQRRSIISPNFSFMGQLLQFESQVLTTSCAAEAASPSGPLRERGKATPTPTSQFVFSFPVSVGVHAAPSNLPYLHSPITTSPSC